The DNA sequence CGCTGGAACCAAAGGCTCCGAGAGGACTGCCGCTGAGCGTGACAGCCCCCACCCCCTGCGGAAGAACACCCCCATAAGCCCCATGGCCCCGCAGGGATGGCTAACAGAGAGGTCAATGGGGGACGAGGTGTCCTCCAACCAGGCCTCGGTGGTTGGGGCTGTCCGAGGAGATATGGCAGACACTATTGAGGTAGTGGCAGCGTTTTTGGCTCGGGCGCCCCCTCATCCGCTCACCCCGGGGCCCACGCGCCGCTGCTGGGCACCACCATCGCCCCCACGGCCTTGCTCCCTCACACTACCTCTCTCCCGGAGGCAGTGCACCAGCATGGCCATCCAGACCTCCTCCTGCCTCAAGAAGCCCAAGCCTAAGCCTCCGGCGCCCTCGGCCGTCAGCACGCGCAACCGAAATGTGGGGGACTCGGTGGGGGTGAATGGGGATGACGAACAGGACGATAAAAAGAATGAGTACTACACTACCCGCAACCACATTTCAGAACCTGCATCTATAGATGGAAACGGCCCTGGGTCTAAGGCTAAACAGGGATTGGTGGACCAACCCCACTGCCTCAGGACTAGCGAGGCTAACACTGAGGCTAACGCTATCCACCCTGCTGTTGGGAATCACATGGACTCTTCCAGGCATGACTCTTCTTCTCCCCCTCAACCAGTTTGGCTTCGGCACACTGCAGAGCCTTGCTACTGCGGTTCTGTGACCTGTGGGAGGGAGGGATCTAAACGCCAGGGGAGTGCAACTCTGTCccaagggaggaggagatggcgCATGAACCGTGGTATCAGTGACCCGGGAAGGGAGGTGTCCTACTGTACCactcccacacagacagacagtccctGTGTCTCCCCTCCTAACTCCCCACCTCCCTCAACTGTGCAGCCCTGCACCTCCTCAACTCCCTCGACTGTGCAGCCCTGCACCTCCCCAACTCCCTTGACTGTGCAGCCCTgcacctccccacctccctcgaCTGTGCAGCCCTgcacctccccacctccctcgaCTGTGCAGCCAGgcacctccccacctccctcgaCTGTGCAGCCCTGCACCTCCCCAACTCCCTCGACTGTGCAGCCCTgcacctccccacctccctcgaCTGTGCAGCCCTGCACCACCCAAACACAAACTGACAGTCTCTGCGCCTCCCCGCCTCCTCCCACCATGCAGCACTgcacctccccacctccctcgaCTGTGGAACCCTCCACCCCCCAAACTCAGACTGTGCCTCTCTATGCTTCCGTACCTAAAACTGTGCCAACCTCCACCCATCCATATTGTGAAACACCACCACTGGTGGTTCTGCCTTGCGCCTCCCCACCCCGGTCCATCTGTACATATCCCCCGAAAAAGTCAGTGCTTCCCCAAACTGTTCTTCCATCTAAAGCTCAAACCCCTCCACCTCTCGCTACACAAACTGAAACTGTCCCACCCAAACTAACATGCACCGCCATAACTACAACCACAGCCTCAAATCCAAATTGTCCCACCGTACCACCAACTCCAACGATAGCCCCCTATACAGCCCCTAATTGCCATGACCCAAAACCAAATCCTGTTCTAGCCCCCTCCACAGCCCCAACTTGCCCCCCCCCAACACCAACTCCAAATATAGCCCCCTGCACCATCCTAACACAAACTGCCCTATCGTGCTCTTCCTTAAATCAACTCATATCTCCACCTCCAACTGTGACATCATGCCACCCCCCAGCCCaaactgcccctccctacatCTCCTTAATTCAGACCATACCACCTGGGAACCCCCCATGTCAGACCGTACCACCCTGCTCCTCCCAACCTCCAGCAGTACCTTCCTACTCCGCCCATATTCAAATAAAAtactgctcctctccctctcccattgtAAAAAGCTGCAACTCCCCGTCTCCAATGGTAAAATCCTACCATACACTTCCAACGGCGCCATCTTGTGCAACTCCAACGAAAACTGTGCCCCTCTACGCTTCCACGTTTCGCCCTGCACCCCCCTACACCCCCCCACCTCAGGCCCAACACTGCAGCGCTCAGGACAAGAGGGTGATAGAGTGGGAGtgtaggggggagaggaggatacTTCCACCACCACCCCCGCCCCCTCCCCCGTACACCCCACGCAAAGAGGGGGTGAGTTGCACCCCAGGCTCGGCCTGCCGGGCGCCCCTGCTCAGGCGGGCGagtgagaaggagaggtcagGAAGTTCAGGGTCACCCCTGCCCTGTCCTCGAGCCAGCTCTCTGAAACACAGAGCTCAAACACCCTTGGTGGTCCCTCTGAAAGGGAACCAGGGGGACCAGGGTTCCTCGCCCACCAAGGccatctccagacccacctgcctGGGCCAGGCTCAGGCTCAGCTAGGAGCTCAGCTCGGGGCCCTCCATAAAATGCTCTGCTCAGGGACCAATACCCCCAACAGCCAGCAAGCTCTCCCCCCTGGCCAGTGCCCGTCCGGGGCCCGTGGCTGCTCTGGCTCTGGAGGGGGCCCCACGGTTGGGCCCCTGACCTCCACCCAGGCCGACACCCTGAGGCAGGTGCAGGAGATCCTGGGGGGGCTGGTGTCGGGGGCCAGGAGTAAACTGGATCCAACCTGGGTAGCAGAGAAACTGATGGGCCCCAACGGGCCCCTGCACGACATCCGGAGCCTGCAGACCCAGCTGCACAGCATGGAGGGGGTCCTGGAGACCAGCCAGAACACCATCAAGGTCCTGCTGGACGTCATACAGGACCTGGagaagaaggaggcagagagagacgggTGAGTGAGTCCCACTGAGCCATACAATTACAGTCAGCTACAATAATACATTGTTGTGCCAACACAGATTCGGCATTCAGCTCTGAGTATTTCCTGAAAATTTAAATTAAAGTCCGATGACCATGAAAAACTCAGGACCATATTGCTTggcattatttaaaaaatatatcaatAAAAAATAAGACAATATTGTAATTATAGGCCACTTGAATTTTgagaaaacattttttattaaattGGTTACTTTGaaaaaagaggagagaaaaaatGAGAAAAGTAAGGAATTGGTTAGTGTAATTATTTGAattttatttacactgaacaaaaatttgAACGTAACATGCagcaatttctaagattttactgagttacagttcatatgaggaaatcaatcatttgaaataaattaattaggccctaatcttaggatttcacatgactgggaatacagatatgcatctgttggtcacagataccttaaaaaaaatgggcctcacaatgggcctcaggatctcgtcacggaatttctgtgcattcaaattgccatcgataaaatgcaattgtgtttgttgtccgcagcttatgcctgcccatactataaccccaacgctaccatggggcactctgtttacaacattgacatcagcaaaccactcgcccacatgaAGCCATACCAGTGGTCTAGggttgaggccagttggacgtattgccagattctctaaaatgatgttggaggcgacttatggtatagaaatgaacattaaattgtctggcaacaactctggtggacattcctgcagtcagcatgccaactgcacactccctcaaaacttgaaacatctgtggcattgtgttgtgtgacaaaactgcacattttagagtggccttttattgtccccagcacaaggtgcacctgtgtaataatcatgctgtttaatcaacttcttgatatgccacacctgtcaggtggagggattatcttggcaaatttgtgcacaaaatttgagagaattaagcttttgtgcttatggaacaattctgggaccttttatttcagcacatgaaacatggcaccaacactttacatattgcgtttatatttttgttcagtgtatttaacttattttaccaggtaagttgagtGAAAACACATTctaatttacagcaacaacctggggaatagttacaggggatgaatgagcctaTTGGAAActagggatgattaggtggccatgattgtatgagggccagatcgggaatttagccaggatagCAGGATTAACAGCCTTACTCTTGCGATAAGTGCCAAGGGATCTTTattgaccacagagagtcaggacacccgtttatcGTCCCATctaaaagacagcaccctacacagggcaatgtccccaatcactgcatcctgggggactgggatattattttagaccagaggaaagagggcctcctactggccctccaacaccacttgcagcagcatctggtctcccattcaGGGActaaccaggaccaaccctgcttagcttcagaggcaagccagcagtgggacacaggctggtatgctgctggcattaGAAAACAGAAAGTTGGAATAAGAATAAAGGAATGCCTTGGAGCACAGGAACACAAAGGCCTGGAAAGTAAATGTCACACATAAGTTGTCATAGCTCTGCTTCGAGAGGTAATTGTTTGTGCAAAGAATTTGTCCATTGCGAAAATGAATCAGCCCCAGACAATACAACGTGATCATATTGACACGATAACATTTTCTTTCTCATTCTGGAATCGTATTGAGGGTTATTGTTGGTAGATATCACTCCTTGGTAGATATCACTCATGTTGTGTTGTTCATATTACAGATGGACATTTGTTTTGTTTGAGCATTCCTGTTCTATCACCCATCTATTTGTAGGCCAGTCCAGCCTTGTGATGCTGTAAATACTTTGGCAACCTGGCTGTGCAGTGGAGACATAATGAAATGTACATTTGGTGAAaataaggaggagaggagaaggggggagggtATGAGGAGGATATGCCAGATGAAAGAAAGatggcaagggagagagagatagagatgaaaTCTGGGATTAAATCCACCATGTCAACAACAAGTCAAAACTCTTTCCGTATTCCAAACCAAATTTCCGAAACGTCAAACGATAAATAAATCCCTAGCATATTTTTTTTGTGGGATGAGTTACACCTAATTTCTCCATCATTTCCTCATTTTGGGCGAGTAGCGATAGCGATCAGTGCTGATGATGAGGTAATGCGAGTGCAGGCGTTGGTTTTAGTTGCGGCGCAGGCTCTTAGTGTAAACCCTTTATGATTCCCATCAGCACTTTAATTAATCTACTTCCCACATTTCTAAGCTGCTTACGGATTTCTCCACCATCGTTATCATACCAACATGTTAGATCAGAGGAGGTTAGGAAAACtccaggagaggagaagacatgCATGTGGTCTATGGAGAGAAAGTCTGTAATCATGAACAGTGTAATCACCAATGTAATGTGGTTCCTAATATGAACGCTTGGGTGGGATGACATATGTATGACTGTACTCAGAGCCATATTTATATACCGGGAAACATTGCATTATATGACAAGTGGTTGAAAATGCGTCATATAACCAGATGGTCTCTGTAACAACCAggtaaatatgtatttttcctAACAAGATCAAACGTTGGGGGAAGGAAGTGATATTTTGATTGTCATCCTTGTCTTGTAACCAGATTACGACCAGGTAAAGATGTATTTTTCTGGTTGCTAAAAAGACGTTAACAAATGTTCCTTATTATACAAACAGTATACAACCTGACCATGACGTCAAAAGGACGTAGTAAAAGacagtgttgtagtactcgagTCCAGGACCAAGTTCATGACTTTTGACTCAACTTGGACTCGACCGTTGGTGACTTGGACTCGGACTCGCTTTCTCGACCATTGGTGACTCGGACTGGATAGTCTCCTACGATAAGCAGAGTATTAGCAgcactgggtgcgcagagcagcgAGAAGTTCTGTTCTCTAGCAGTGGGAAGGATGCACATCAGACACACGCAGCCTACATCAGCTGCTAAGCTGCGGGGGAGCAAGCGATTATTGTGAGCAGACAGGCAGCCAAGCTCCTCTCCGGCTCCGCCTCCGATCGTAGCAGGCTACAAATCGTGCAAGCTACTCTCTTGCTTCCCTGCAACCACCAGTCACCAGCCTACTATTTAGCTTTGCCTGGTTAAGAAACACAAACTGCTTCACGAAATTGAAAACAATATTAGTAttgagtttaatagtaaaacTGCAGTCTagctatgtgtctctctctctctgcttgagtATAGAAAAGTAGCCTGTCTTTGAATATGTCTCGCTCTACCCTCCCACTTTCCCCCCTACATCCCATAGCCAGGTTCTGACAAGTCCTCTTTAGTTTTCCCTCTGCAATAAAAAACCTACACAAATATCAGTCGGCAATTACAAAAATGTAGCTGAGAGACTGACTTACCATTCATTTATGTAGTAAATAAGTAGTGAAACACAGGTATTGAGTAGAACTTGTGAGGTAAAGATGAATAGTAAATGAGTTGTTTTTTTCATGAGGGAGTGGCAATATACTGCCATCTGGTGGCGACTAGAAAAAAATGACATAAGACCGACTCGTAACTTGACCATTTGTGACTCGGACCTGGACTCGGACTTCAGCCATAGGGACTCGTGACTCGACTTGAGCACAGGAGACTTGGGACTCGACTCAGACTCAAGGTTTAGTGACTTGACTACAACACTGGTAAAAGACGCCATCCTGTCGTCACTGCAACCAGTTTTGCCCCTGGGTGTATATCACAGTGTTGACCTATCTTCCAAATCAAAGATATTTCTAATGGTCTTTAAGCATTCTTCTCTCATAAGGTCTCTTGTTCTGAGATGGGTCTACATGTAAGGAATTCAGACTTGACTTTTACCTCATAAACAGAATCTTTCCCCTGAAGATAAAGTCATGCTTTACGTAGCCGTCAGGGAGTCGGTTGGGGTAAAATCATTCAAAAGATATGATCAGGAGTGGGTTTCTGGATGAGGAGTTAGCAGGAGGAGAATCATGGGACTGAGGCAACACTTCATCATGATAAAAATAGAGCTAGCTACTTCTCAGATGAAGTGATGAAACCTAGCCAGGGACGATAAGACTGAGATCCTGCTTATTTCCAGtccctttctctcacacacacacaccatggatgcacacacacacacacacacacacacacacacacacacacacacacacacacacacacacacacacacacacacacacaccctctcctgaCGCTGTGACTCAAGCCAAGGTGGCAGCTGTAATGGTCCCCTGGTGATGATGTCATCTGTGTTTGCCCCTCCAGGAGACACTCCTACCGGACGGGCCAGGACATAGAGAACTGTGGCACGTGCAGAGACTGTGCCTGCATCATATACAGGTAAGGCAGGGGTTGaaagtgtatgcatgtgtgttttgagtgtgtgtgcatgtgtgtgcatatgaGTGCCTATGTATTACTGTAAAAGCAGAATGTGGGCATCCTATTCTACAGTAACATGCGGTTGGTTCACTGTCACTTCAAATCTCGTCCATATTTGCGATTCAGTCAGTTTCATGGCTCGGCAGGATTACGACATCCATGAGGCAGTCTCTGTGCAGAGCAAGATTATCGAGCAACAGCACGCAACATTTAGGATATAGGCTATTCATCCGACGCTTTCAAGTCTTAGGTGTGAATAATGCTGCAGCAGGTTTGTTCACTGAGCCCCGTGAGGGGGGATTGGTGAAGGCAGGCattccacactcacacacattcactGACACATGAACAAAAATACAGAAGACTCGTAAAGAGAtagaggcacgcacacacacacggatatgtatacacacatgcacgcgcgcgtacacacacacacacgtaccgaAAAGTCCCAAATACTGCTTAATCACCCCGTGGCtgttggaaatgtgaattgaaatcagtcaattaacaAACAGGATTTCACAGTTTACAGTAAGATGAATAATAGGCGGGTGAGCACTGGAGGATTACTATGAAATGGAAACCCATGTCTCTTAGTTGTAAATGTCAAAAGCATGAGAACAAGGGGGAGTACGAATGACAGGAGAgcagtggagggagaggggagagaaggaggaaacgaaagagagagacagagaaaacggTGGAAGTTGGCCTGTCAGGTCCCTACTGAAATCTAAgcaaaacagagcgagagaggaaaagagaggaagggagggagagacagagtgggagagagagagagagagagagagagagagagagagagagagagagagagagagagagagaaaagacagacacacacaaaaaaggaAACCCTGAGACTGGCAGTATAGTGAGATGAGATTAAGTGAGCGAGAGAAGTCtgcctctgagagagagagtgtagaaaagagagagagtgtagagagagagtgtgtagagaGAAAGCGGGAGAATATGAGATAAGTCATGGAGAGTTTCGACAGGCATATTATCCTCACCATGTGATCTAGGTAACCCAGGCGGGTCTGCTGTCTCTCTATACTATTTAATGTTACCGTTACACACAATAGTATTGTTTTCTGGTCAAAGGAACACTTGTCACCATAGTGTCCTGTCAAGGCCTCTGCTGAGCTTGACGTGGATTTCACAGGCTTTAGTGAGCAGGCAATTCCTTTGCTTTGAAGCTTAGTTGAGCACGGTCTGGCAGTGGATGGAAAGAGGTGTCAAAAAAGAAAGGTGAGAAAGGAGGTAGAGATAAAAGACACGAAAGACTCACAGGTTCTTGTTCTTCTTATTCTGATTGAATATCAATATTATTTTTTATACCTTTCATCTCAGTGTTTCAGTTAAGTTAGATCCGTGTAGATAGGTTGGTGTGTGTTTGATGTTTATTGATTTTGAACGTCAATATCTTTTTTATTCTCTGTTTTTATGGCTGGCTGTGTTATTATATTAACCCCCAGCACCACAGACTCCCCACAATCAAACCCTAGtcctggatgaaaagcatgcgcaATAGAacgattttctttttttttgtcaagGACAAGGCTTAATCTATGTCCCGGAAACTGGACCCTACTGTTTTACATTTTACAGTGACAGAACATAACATACTACTGTATCCTAGTCATGGAATTCTGTGACAGacggagaagcgtccatccatgtatacgggtaagaaagtctagctagctacattttcagatattctaattttgtcagaaagtcgacTCCGAGAAGACCGGATCTCATGTAAACCCTTTGAAGACCAGCTCCACCCTCTGTCCCACTCTTCTGAAAATGCTCCTTTGTGCCAATTAATCCCCTCATATTGTACAATCGATTCCCAAACATTATTGCAGGTCTACGATGTACTGTATATCTAGGTtgtagttcctctgtggagatgggagaaccttccagaaggacaaccatctctgcagcactccaccaaacaggcctttatggtagagtggccagacggaagccactcctcagtaaacggcacatgacagcccacttgccaaaaggcacctaaagactctcagaccatgagaaacaagattctctggtctgatgaaaccaagattgaactttttggcctaaatgccaagtgtcacgtctggaggaaacctggcaccatcactacggtgaatcatggtggtggcagcatcatgctgtggggatgtttttcagtggcagggactgggagactagtcaggatcgagagaaagatgaacggagcgaagtatagagggatccttgatgaaaacctgctccatagcgcctaggacctcagactggggacgaaggttcaccttacaacaggtcaacgaccctaagcacacagccaagacaacgcaggagtggcttcgggacaagtctatgaatgtccttgagtggcccagccagagcccggacttgaacccgatcgaacatctctggagagacctgaaaatagctgtgcagcaacgctccccatccaacctgacagagcatgagaggatctgcagagaagaatgtgagaaactacGCAAGTACAGGTGTACCGAGCATGTAgtgtcattcccaagaagacttgaggctgtcaaaggtgcttcaacaaagtactgagtaaaaaatgtaaaaaaaaatgtctaaaaaactgttgttgctttgtcattatggggtattgtgtgtggattgatgaggaaaaaaacgatttaatccattttagaataaggctgcaccctaacaaaatgtggaaaaagtcaaggggtctgaatactttccgaaggcactgtatgtcaatctagcaaaccaggcaactaaaagcaactttctaaacgaCGTTTTGGTtcatttctagcttgttagctagctagctaatgttaaattagctggctagccagttcaaataatcaccacatcatatacagtgccttgcagaagtattcatcccctttgtcgtttttcctattttgttgcattgcaacctgtaatttaaatggatttttatttggatttcatgtaatggacatacacaaaatagtcaaaattgtgtgaaatgaaaaaaataacttgttaaaaaaaattcaaaaaaataaaaatggtaaagTGATGgttcatatgtattcacccctttgctataaagcccctaaataagatctggtgcaaccaattaccttcagaagtcccataatttgttaaataaagtccacctgtgtgcaatctaattgTCACATGATCTgagtatacagtggggggggaaagtatttgatccactgctgattttgtacgtttgcccactgacaaagaaaggatcagtctataattttaatggtaggtttatttgaacagtgagagacagaataacaacaaaaatatccagaaaaacgccagaaatgttagaaattgatttgcattttaatgagggaaataagtatttcaccccctctcaattagaaagatgtctggctcccaggtgtcttttatacaggtaacgagctgagattaggagcacactcttaaagggagtgctcctaaccgcagcttgttacctgtataaaatacacctgtccacagaagcaatcaatcaatcagattccaaactctccaccatggccaagaccaaagagctctccaaggatgtcagggacaagattatagatctacacaaggctggaatgggctacaagaccatcgccaagcagcttggtgagaaggtgacaacatttggtgcaattattcgcaaatggaagaaacacaatagaactgtcaatatcccttggcctggggctccatgcaagatctcacctcgtggagttgcaatgatcatgagaacggtgaggaatcagcccagaactacacgagaggatcttgtcaatgatctcaaggcagctgggaccatagtcatcaagaaaacaattggtaacacactacgccgtgaaggactgaaatcctgcaacgcccacaaggtccccctgctcaagaatacatatacatgcccgtctgaagtttgccaatgaacatctgaatgactcagaggacaactggtgaaagtgttgtggtcagatgagaccaaaatggagctcgttgacatcaactcaactcgccgtgtttggaggaagaggaatgctgcctatgaccccaagaacacgatctccaccgtcaaacatggaggtggaaacattatgctttgggggtgtttttctgctaaggggacaggacaacttcaccgcatcaaagggacgatggacggggccatgtaccgtcaaatcttgagtgagaacctccttccctcagccagggcattgaaaatgggtcgtggatgggtattccagcatgacaatgacccaaaacacacgtccaaggcaacaaaggagtggctcaagaagaagcacattaaggtcctggagtggcctagccagtctccagaccttaatcccatagaaaatctgtggagggagctgaaggttcgagttgccaaacgtcagccttgaaaccttaatgacttggagaagatctgcaacgaggagtgggacaaaatccctcctgagatgtgtgcaaacctggtggccaactacaagaaacgtctgacctctgtgattgccaacaagggttttgccaccaagtactaagtcatgttttgcggaggggtcaaatacttatttccctcattaaaatgtaaatcattttataacatttttgacatgcgtttttctggattttttgttgttgttattctgtctctcactgttcaaataaacctactatatacactttgggggggtgaatagttgtgCATGCTCAAattttcagttttttgtcttatttcttgtttgtttcacaataaaaatattttgcatcttcaaagtggtaagcatgttgtgtaaatcaaatgataccacccccaaaaaactttttttaattcccggttgtaaggcaacaaaataggaaaaatgccaagggggtgaatactttcgcaagctacTGTAGCTGAGAGCATCTTCACTTTAGCAAATTTTCTTCATTATTACAGGATAATaaacaacaagatcattatttacaagttaatggcgagccaattacagaaaatagcttacgtTTGTGAGTGTGACGAAATAAACCAGGGCATTCTACCAGAGAAGTTTAGaacatgtatactgtcttgtttatcttaacgttatatcctaatttgactttgtgcaggtcatgttcttcacattaccgcctctggtaaacacatactcaatcaaataaaatgtatgtttatttgtcaaatgcacaggatacagaaggtgtagtgaaatggttacttgcatagtggagtcttgtttgacatgtagctagctaaacaatgaaccataatcccaactcataacgttactacccatcatgaatctgcaggtagttaaccaactaggttcaattttagctagctagctaacattaggttataactagcaatgcaaatggctctgagatacgaataatattactacttaGATtgtacacgtaatgttagctagcgagccagacaggtaatgttagctatctagctaacagtatgctttaacttaaaattaaaatgactttctgacaaaattagaaacgtataatatctgaaaatgtagttagctagactatcttacccgtgtacatggatgaacgcttctccctctgtcacgGAATTCCATGGTTGCccttgaagat is a window from the Salmo trutta chromosome 23, fSalTru1.1, whole genome shotgun sequence genome containing:
- the LOC115159204 gene encoding mucin-2 codes for the protein MVSKEPNHLLIGQYTNSKTADKPPGAMTVRSVLLNRDSPDIESRLKRRRNRTHQVRFKDLEDGGGSGTTGAGTKGSERTAAERDSPHPLRKNTPISPMAPQGWLTERSMGDEVSSNQASVVGAVRGDMADTIEVVAAFLARAPPHPLTPGPTRRCWAPPSPPRPCSLTLPLSRRQCTSMAIQTSSCLKKPKPKPPAPSAVSTRNRNVGDSVGVNGDDEQDDKKNEYYTTRNHISEPASIDGNGPGSKAKQGLVDQPHCLRTSEANTEANAIHPAVGNHMDSSRHDSSSPPQPVWLRHTAEPCYCGSVTCGREGSKRQGSATLSQGRRRWRMNRGISDPGREVSYCTTPTQTDSPCVSPPNSPPPSTVQPCTSSTPSTVQPCTSPTPLTVQPCTSPPPSTVQPCTSPPPSTVQPGTSPPPSTVQPCTSPTPSTVQPCTSPPPSTVQPCTTQTQTDSLCASPPPPTMQHCTSPPPSTVEPSTPQTQTVPLYASVPKTVPTSTHPYCETPPLVVLPCASPPRSICTYPPKKSVLPQTVLPSKAQTPPPLATQTETVPPKLTCTAITTTTASNPNCPTVPPTPTIAPYTAPNCHDPKPNPVLAPSTAPTCPPPTPTPNIAPCTILTQTALSCSSLNQLISPPPTVTSCHPPAQTAPPYISLIQTIPPGNPPCQTVPPCSSQPPAVPSYSAHIQIKYCSSPSPIVKSCNSPSPMVKSYHTLPTAPSCATPTKTVPLYASTFRPAPPYTPPPQAQHCSAQDKRVIEWECRGERRILPPPPPPPPPYTPRKEGVSCTPGSACRAPLLRRASEKERSGSSGSPLPCPRASSLKHRAQTPLVVPLKGNQGDQGSSPTKAISRPTCLGQAQAQLGAQLGALHKMLCSGTNTPNSQQALPPGQCPSGARGCSGSGGGPTVGPLTSTQADTLRQVQEILGGLVSGARSKLDPTWVAEKLMGPNGPLHDIRSLQTQLHSMEGVLETSQNTIKVLLDVIQDLEKKEAERDGRHSYRTGQDIENCGTCRDCACIIYSVEHDFRLQEGAVTRTWRVGDPPEGSPLAAVTPQPTTPHRQDSPLPVTPARPPHSGKKSRKKCFWFL